The Neochlamydia sp. S13 genome has a segment encoding these proteins:
- a CDS encoding IS1634 family transposase: MQIDTQNVDHLGLVAGMCEEIGLVDLIDQAVGNQAKNKHLTYGQAVKCMILNGLGFVSRTLYMYSEYFEDKPIDHLLGTPVIPEQIDDNVLGRALDKLFELGVTELFTKIALHTIKVLGIQVKSLHLDATSFHVDGNYESLLEQGEACIRLVQGYSRDHRPDLNQAVLQLITSNEGNIPLYMQAADGNSSDKAAFTQIVGEHLKSFQQAVENRYIVGDSALYTPATLQVLKEEQSLFVTRVPMQIKEAKELIFEVTYDKTVEITEGYRAFESTSCYAGVEQRWVVIFSQAAYQRECRTLAKHYLKGSEKESKAFFKFIKQEFSCPNDAKRQLDKFAKKLKYIQIIEPQVIATQKHTTSGRPKAGQAPSILSYHLEGTVACSLLNKAELERSKGLFILATNDMDVIAFPAQEVLKTYKAQQSVERGFRFLKSPDFLVSSFFLKKPERIEALLMVMTLCLLVYSALEYKIREKLRENGEYFLNQLKKPTQKPTTRWVFFCFLGLHMVFIDHKKLQITNLKERHRIILRCLGPPYQKFYYSEMW; the protein is encoded by the coding sequence ATGCAAATAGATACGCAAAACGTTGATCATTTAGGATTGGTAGCTGGAATGTGCGAGGAGATAGGGTTAGTTGACCTTATTGATCAAGCAGTAGGTAATCAGGCGAAGAATAAGCATCTAACCTATGGGCAAGCTGTTAAATGTATGATCTTGAACGGGTTGGGATTTGTAAGTCGGACGCTTTACATGTATTCTGAGTACTTTGAAGACAAACCCATCGATCATTTGCTAGGTACGCCAGTTATCCCTGAGCAAATTGATGATAATGTTTTAGGCAGAGCGCTGGATAAGTTATTTGAATTGGGAGTAACCGAGCTTTTTACTAAAATAGCTTTGCATACGATCAAAGTGCTTGGCATCCAAGTAAAAAGTTTGCATTTGGATGCAACAAGTTTTCACGTAGATGGAAACTATGAGAGCCTATTAGAACAGGGAGAAGCATGCATTCGCCTAGTACAAGGCTACAGTAGAGACCATAGGCCTGATTTAAATCAAGCCGTCTTGCAGCTTATCACCTCCAATGAAGGCAATATTCCTTTATACATGCAAGCGGCTGATGGCAATAGCAGTGATAAGGCCGCCTTTACGCAAATTGTTGGCGAACATCTTAAAAGCTTTCAGCAAGCGGTAGAGAATCGTTATATAGTAGGAGACAGTGCTCTTTATACGCCAGCTACCTTACAAGTTCTTAAAGAGGAACAAAGCTTATTTGTCACGCGTGTGCCCATGCAAATCAAAGAGGCTAAAGAGCTCATATTTGAAGTGACTTACGACAAGACGGTAGAAATAACAGAAGGCTATCGAGCTTTTGAAAGTACCTCTTGCTATGCCGGTGTTGAACAAAGATGGGTAGTTATCTTTAGCCAAGCGGCCTATCAAAGAGAATGCCGCACTTTAGCCAAGCATTATCTTAAGGGCAGTGAGAAAGAATCCAAAGCTTTCTTTAAGTTTATAAAGCAAGAGTTTTCATGCCCCAACGATGCTAAGCGCCAATTAGATAAGTTTGCAAAAAAGCTTAAATATATACAAATTATAGAACCTCAAGTTATAGCAACTCAAAAGCATACTACATCTGGTCGACCAAAAGCTGGGCAAGCACCTTCTATACTTAGCTATCACCTAGAAGGTACAGTAGCCTGCTCTTTGCTTAACAAAGCAGAGTTAGAGAGGAGTAAAGGGCTTTTCATCTTAGCAACTAATGATATGGATGTAATCGCTTTTCCTGCTCAGGAAGTTTTGAAAACATATAAAGCACAGCAAAGTGTAGAAAGAGGATTTAGGTTCTTGAAAAGTCCCGATTTCCTAGTCTCTTCTTTCTTTCTAAAAAAGCCAGAAAGAATAGAAGCGCTTTTAATGGTAATGACTCTATGCCTTTTGGTCTATTCTGCCCTTGAATATAAAATTCGAGAAAAATTGCGAGAAAATGGTGAGTACTTCTTAAATCAGCTTAAGAAACCTACGCAAAAGCCAACCACACGCTGGGTGTTTTTCTGTTTCCTAGGCCTACATATGGTCTTTATTGACCATAAAAAATTGCAAATTACCAATTTGAAAGAACGCCATAGAATTATCCTTAGATGCTTAGGGCCTCCTTACCAAAAATTCTATTATTCTGAAATGTGGTGA
- a CDS encoding leucine-rich repeat domain-containing protein: MNPISSITLEQLPNEILAPILEACVNPSLSSVCTRWRHLLVTEIMPSLYKQIGKMHAPHRDVNKQAFILDRIYKLEEKLSETEKVYAIFSQIFTQVTSLSPLEFKWKTEEKRYFTLTNYCSYLVDINRLLMWKELGGGGEYLEREEIKALSLEEKGKLFKEWVENYSKDITELHLEKIGLTLLPAEIGQLSNLEVLSLKNNELTTLPAEIGQLVQLKSLFLENNPLTSLPAEIGQLSQLQWLFLADSQLTTLPAEIGQLSQLQFFFLHNNRLITLPAEIGQLLQLQGLSLENNQLTTLPAEIGQLSQLQRLGLSNNELTTLPAEIGQLSQLQNLDLSNNNLATVPAEIGQLRQLQELYLKNNPLTTLPAEIEHLLNELNLELNRSRWGNFSKEILPYI; the protein is encoded by the coding sequence ATGAATCCTATTTCTTCCATCACCTTAGAACAATTACCTAATGAGATACTAGCCCCTATTTTAGAAGCTTGCGTTAACCCTTCCTTATCTAGCGTTTGTACAAGATGGCGTCATTTGCTGGTTACGGAAATCATGCCTTCCCTTTATAAGCAAATAGGTAAGATGCATGCTCCTCATAGAGATGTTAATAAGCAGGCTTTTATTTTAGATAGGATTTATAAGCTAGAAGAAAAGCTTTCAGAGACAGAAAAAGTCTATGCAATCTTCAGCCAAATCTTTACTCAAGTTACCTCTCTTTCTCCTTTAGAATTTAAGTGGAAAACCGAGGAAAAAAGATATTTTACCCTCACTAATTACTGCTCTTATCTTGTAGATATCAACCGCCTCTTAATGTGGAAAGAACTTGGCGGAGGGGGAGAATATTTAGAAAGAGAAGAAATTAAAGCTTTATCTTTAGAAGAAAAAGGCAAGCTTTTTAAGGAATGGGTTGAAAATTATAGCAAAGATATTACGGAATTGCATTTAGAAAAAATTGGCTTAACCTTATTACCTGCAGAGATAGGACAGCTATCAAATCTCGAGGTGCTTAGTCTAAAAAATAACGAGCTTACAACTCTTCCTGCCGAGATAGGGCAGCTAGTACAGCTGAAAAGCCTTTTCTTAGAAAACAACCCACTCACCTCTCTTCCGGCAGAAATAGGGCAGCTATCTCAGCTGCAATGGCTTTTCTTAGCAGACAGCCAGCTTACAACACTTCCTGCCGAGATAGGGCAGCTGTCTCAGCTGCAATTCTTTTTCCTACATAACAACCGGCTCATCACTCTTCCTGCAGAGATAGGGCAGCTATTGCAGCTGCAAGGGCTTAGCTTAGAAAATAACCAGCTTACCACTCTTCCGGCAGAAATAGGGCAGCTATCTCAGCTGCAAAGACTTGGTTTAAGCAATAATGAACTTACCACTCTTCCGGCAGAAATAGGACAGCTATCTCAGCTACAAAATCTTGATTTAAGCAATAACAACCTTGCCACTGTTCCTGCCGAAATAGGACAGCTACGGCAGTTGCAAGAGCTTTATTTAAAAAATAACCCGCTTACCACTCTTCCGGCAGAAATAGAGCATCTGCTAAACGAGTTAAATCTAGAGCTAAATAGAAGTCGGTGGGGAAATTTTTCTAAAGAAATATTGCCCTATATTTAA
- a CDS encoding leucine-rich repeat domain-containing protein gives MHPISSASIESLPNELLLPILEACAVPSLFSVCKRWHHLLATEVMPSLYKQIGKVHVFQGDINKQAFILDRIYKLDSRLSETAKVNAIFRQIFTLASSLSPLEFKWKTEEKKHFTLANYSSKVNAIFRQIFTLDSSLPPLEFKRKTEEKKYFTLANYSSYLLNINRLLLWKRLPGGEEYLSREEIKHLPLEKKGELLRDWIEENCKNTTALDLSRIGLTCLPSEISQISQLQTLKLNQNQLTSLPVEIGQLSKLQWLNLSQNQLTSLPAEIGQLFRLQGLYLNQNQLTSLPAEIGQLSQLHLLYLNQNQLTSLPAEFGQLSQLQVLYINQNQLTSLPLEIGQLPELLWLDLSQNQLTSLSIEIGQLSQLQKLYLNQNQLTSLPAEIEQLSQLQKLYLNQNQLTSLPAEIGQLSQLQKLYLNQNQLTSLPGEIGQLPQLQKLYLNQNQLTSLPVEIEQLFQLTELDLAENPLKDIAEKIKQRFRL, from the coding sequence ATGCATCCTATCTCTTCGGCCTCTATTGAAAGCTTGCCCAATGAATTGCTACTCCCTATCTTAGAGGCTTGTGCAGTTCCTTCCTTATTTAGCGTCTGTAAAAGATGGCATCATCTGCTGGCTACGGAAGTCATGCCTTCTCTTTATAAACAAATAGGTAAAGTACATGTTTTCCAAGGAGATATTAACAAGCAGGCTTTTATCTTAGATAGGATTTATAAGCTAGACAGTAGACTCTCTGAAACAGCAAAGGTAAATGCAATTTTTAGGCAAATCTTTACTTTAGCTAGTTCTCTTTCTCCTCTAGAATTTAAATGGAAGACTGAAGAAAAAAAACATTTTACTTTAGCTAACTACTCCTCAAAGGTAAATGCAATTTTTAGACAAATCTTTACTTTAGATAGTTCTCTTCCTCCTCTAGAATTTAAAAGGAAGACTGAAGAAAAAAAATATTTTACTTTAGCTAACTACTCTTCTTATCTCTTAAATATTAATCGCCTTTTACTTTGGAAAAGACTTCCTGGTGGGGAAGAATACTTGAGCCGAGAAGAAATTAAGCACTTGCCTCTAGAGAAAAAAGGAGAGCTACTTAGAGATTGGATTGAAGAAAATTGTAAAAATACCACGGCTTTAGATTTATCTAGAATAGGCTTGACTTGTTTACCCTCAGAAATAAGCCAAATATCTCAGTTGCAAACGCTTAAATTAAATCAAAACCAGCTCACCAGTCTACCTGTAGAAATTGGGCAGCTGTCTAAGCTGCAATGGCTTAACTTAAGCCAAAACCAGCTCACCAGTCTACCTGCAGAAATAGGTCAATTGTTTCGGTTACAGGGGCTTTACTTAAATCAAAACCAACTCACCAGCCTACCTGCAGAAATCGGGCAATTATCTCAGCTGCACTTGCTTTACTTAAATCAAAACCAACTCACCAGCCTACCTGCAGAATTTGGGCAGCTGTCTCAGTTGCAAGTGCTTTACATAAATCAAAACCAACTCACCAGTCTGCCTTTAGAAATCGGGCAGCTGCCTGAGCTGCTATGGCTTGATTTAAGCCAAAACCAGCTCACCAGTCTTTCTATAGAAATCGGGCAGCTGTCTCAGCTGCAAAAGCTTTACTTAAATCAAAACCAGCTCACCAGTCTGCCTGCAGAAATTGAGCAATTATCTCAGCTGCAAAAGCTTTACTTAAATCAAAACCAGCTCACCAGTCTGCCTGCAGAAATTGGGCAATTATCTCAGCTGCAAAAGCTTTACTTAAACCAAAACCAGCTCACCAGTCTGCCTGGAGAAATCGGGCAACTGCCTCAGCTGCAAAAGCTTTACTTAAACCAAAACCAGCTCACCAGCCTTCCTGTAGAAATAGAACAACTGTTTCAGCTTACTGAGCTCGATTTAGCAGAAAATCCTTTGAAAGATATTGCAGAGAAAATAAAGCAGCGTTTTCGATTGTAG
- a CDS encoding leucine-rich repeat domain-containing protein, with the protein MHPISSASIESLPNELLLPILEACAAPSLFSVCKRWHHLLASEVMPSLYKQIGKVHVPQGNVKEQALIVDRIYKLEEKLSEAEKVNAIFRQIFTLAKSLSTLESKEKTEEKRGLRLANYASYLLNINRFLLWKKLPGGEEYLSREEIKHLPLVEFKWKTEEKRGLTLANYASYLLNINRLLLWKKLPGGEEYLSREEINHLPLEKKGEFLRDWIAENCKNIVDLDLYKAGLTYLPSEICQLSQLQTLDLRGNELTALPVEIGQLSQLQALDLRENQLTALPTEIGQLSQLAWLDLNQNQLTSLPAEIGHLSQLEYLFLYQNQLTSLPTEIGRLSQLQRLCLNQNQLTALPVEIGQLSELQTLFLNQNQLISLPAEIGQLSQLQGVALNQNQLTALPAEIGQLSQLQTLYLNQNQLTSLPGEIGQLSQLQWLELNQNQLTGLPAEIGQLSQLRVLNLNHNQLTALPAEIGQLSELQTLKLNQNQLTSLPEEIGQLSELQTLKLNQNQLTALPVEIGQLPQLTQLELAKNPLKDIVEKNKAAFSIVEWLKYFLNWGELK; encoded by the coding sequence ATGCATCCTATCTCTTCGGCATCTATTGAAAGCTTACCCAATGAATTGCTGCTCCCTATCTTAGAGGCTTGCGCAGCTCCTTCCTTATTTAGCGTCTGTAAAAGATGGCATCATCTGCTGGCTTCTGAAGTGATGCCTTCTCTTTATAAGCAAATAGGTAAAGTGCATGTTCCTCAAGGAAATGTTAAGGAGCAGGCTCTTATTGTAGATAGGATTTATAAGCTAGAAGAAAAGCTTTCTGAAGCAGAAAAGGTAAATGCAATCTTTAGGCAAATCTTTACTTTAGCCAAGTCTCTTTCAACTTTAGAATCTAAAGAGAAAACAGAAGAAAAAAGAGGCTTAAGGCTGGCTAATTACGCTTCTTATCTCTTAAATATTAATCGTTTTTTGCTTTGGAAAAAACTTCCTGGTGGGGAAGAATACTTGAGCCGAGAAGAAATTAAGCACTTGCCTCTAGTAGAATTTAAATGGAAAACAGAAGAAAAAAGAGGCTTAACGCTGGCTAATTACGCTTCTTATCTCTTAAACATTAATCGCCTTTTACTTTGGAAAAAACTTCCAGGGGGGGAAGAATACTTGAGCCGAGAAGAAATTAATCACTTGCCTCTAGAAAAAAAAGGAGAGTTTCTTAGAGATTGGATTGCAGAAAATTGTAAAAACATCGTGGATTTAGATTTATATAAAGCAGGCTTGACTTATTTACCCTCAGAAATATGCCAGTTATCTCAGCTGCAAACGCTTGACTTAAGAGGAAACGAGCTCACCGCTCTTCCTGTAGAAATCGGGCAGCTGTCTCAGTTGCAAGCGCTTGACTTAAGAGAAAACCAGCTCACCGCTCTGCCTACAGAAATCGGGCAATTGTCTCAGCTGGCATGGCTTGACTTAAATCAAAACCAGCTTACCAGCCTACCTGCAGAAATCGGGCATTTGTCTCAACTGGAATACCTTTTCTTATATCAAAACCAGCTCACCAGTCTTCCTACAGAAATAGGGCGGCTGTCTCAGCTACAACGGCTTTGCTTAAATCAAAACCAACTCACCGCTCTTCCTGTAGAAATCGGGCAGCTGTCTGAGCTGCAAACGCTTTTCTTAAATCAAAACCAGCTCATTAGTCTTCCTGCAGAAATAGGGCAGCTGTCTCAGCTACAAGGCGTTGCTTTAAATCAGAACCAGCTCACCGCTCTGCCTGCAGAAATCGGGCAGTTGTCTCAGCTGCAAACGCTTTACTTAAATCAAAACCAGCTCACCAGCCTGCCTGGAGAAATCGGGCAGTTGTCTCAGCTGCAATGGCTTGAATTAAATCAAAACCAGCTCACCGGTCTGCCTGCAGAAATTGGGCAACTGTCTCAGCTGCGAGTGCTTAACTTAAATCACAACCAGCTCACCGCTCTACCTGCAGAGATAGGACAACTGTCTGAGCTGCAAACGCTTAAATTAAATCAAAACCAGCTCACCAGTCTGCCTGAAGAAATCGGGCAACTGTCTGAGCTGCAAACGCTTAAATTAAATCAAAACCAGCTCACCGCTCTACCTGTAGAAATAGGTCAATTGCCTCAGCTTACCCAGCTTGAATTAGCGAAAAATCCTTTGAAAGATATTGTAGAAAAAAATAAGGCAGCGTTTTCAATTGTAGAATGGCTTAAGTACTTTTTAAATTGGGGTGAGCTAAAATGA
- a CDS encoding leucine-rich repeat domain-containing protein produces the protein MHPISSASIESLPNELLLPILEACAVPSLFSVCKRWHHLLATEVMSTLYKQIGKVHVPQGNVKEQALIVDRIYKLEEKLTEAAKVNAIFRQIFTLAKSLSTLESKEKTEEKRGLRLANYASYHLNINRLLLWKKLPGREKYLSREEIKHLPLIEFKEKTEEKRGLTLANYASYLLNINRLLLWKKLPGGEKYLSREEIKHLPLEKKGELLRGWIEENCKDLTLLYLSKAGLTYLPPEICQLSKLQRLDLRGNQLTSLPVEIGQLSQLVQLNLNKNQLTSLPAGIGQLSQLHGLYLNQNQLTSLPVEIGQLSQLQRLDLSQNQLTSLPGEIGQLPRLQKLYLNENQLTNLPVEIGQLSHLQKLLLNQNQLTSLPAEIGQLPNLLQLHLSQNQLTSLPAEIGQLSQLQNLYLNQNQLTALPAEIGQLFQLEWLNLNQNQLTALPAEIGQLFQLEWLNLNQNQLTSLPAEIGQLSQLQRLGLSQNRLTSLPAEIGQLSQLQSLYLYHNQLTGLPVEIWRLSSRLHKLELAGNPLEDIPEKIRQRFQL, from the coding sequence ATGCATCCTATCTCTTCGGCCTCTATTGAAAGCTTGCCCAATGAATTGCTACTCCCTATCTTAGAGGCTTGCGCAGTTCCTTCCTTATTTAGCGTCTGTAAAAGATGGCATCATCTGCTGGCTACTGAAGTCATGTCCACTCTTTATAAGCAAATAGGTAAAGTGCATGTTCCTCAAGGAAATGTTAAGGAGCAGGCTCTTATTGTAGATAGGATTTATAAGCTAGAAGAAAAGCTTACTGAAGCAGCAAAGGTAAATGCAATCTTTAGGCAAATCTTTACTTTAGCCAAGTCTCTTTCAACCTTAGAATCTAAAGAGAAAACAGAAGAAAAAAGAGGCTTAAGGCTGGCTAATTACGCTTCTTATCACTTAAATATTAATCGTCTTTTACTTTGGAAAAAGCTTCCTGGTAGGGAAAAATACTTGAGCCGAGAAGAAATTAAGCACTTGCCTCTAATAGAATTTAAAGAGAAAACAGAAGAAAAAAGAGGCTTAACGCTGGCTAATTACGCTTCTTATCTCTTAAACATTAATCGCCTTTTACTTTGGAAAAAACTTCCTGGTGGGGAAAAATACTTGAGCCGAGAAGAAATTAAGCACTTGCCTCTAGAAAAAAAAGGAGAGCTTCTTAGAGGTTGGATTGAAGAAAATTGTAAAGACTTAACTTTGCTATATTTATCTAAAGCAGGCTTGACTTATTTACCCCCAGAAATATGCCAGTTATCTAAGCTGCAAAGGCTTGACTTAAGAGGAAACCAGCTCACCAGCCTTCCTGTAGAAATAGGACAACTGTCTCAGCTGGTACAGCTTAACTTAAATAAAAACCAGCTCACCAGCCTTCCTGCAGGAATAGGGCAGCTATCTCAGCTGCACGGGCTTTACTTAAATCAAAATCAGCTCACCAGCCTGCCTGTAGAAATCGGGCAGCTGTCTCAGCTGCAAAGGCTTGATTTAAGCCAAAATCAGCTCACCAGTCTGCCTGGAGAAATCGGGCAACTGCCTCGGCTGCAAAAGCTTTACTTAAATGAAAACCAGCTCACCAATCTGCCTGTAGAAATCGGGCAGCTGTCTCATCTGCAAAAGCTTCTTTTAAATCAAAACCAACTCACTAGTCTTCCTGCAGAAATTGGGCAGCTGCCTAATCTGCTACAGCTTCACTTAAGCCAAAACCAGCTCACCAGCCTTCCTGCAGAAATCGGCCAGCTGTCTCAGCTGCAAAACCTTTACTTAAATCAAAACCAGCTCACCGCTCTGCCAGCAGAAATCGGGCAATTGTTTCAGCTAGAATGGCTTAACTTAAATCAAAACCAGCTCACCGCTCTGCCAGCAGAAATCGGGCAATTGTTTCAGCTAGAATGGCTTAACTTAAATCAAAACCAGCTCACCAGCCTTCCTGCAGAAATCGGGCAGCTGTCTCAGCTGCAAAGGCTTGGTTTAAGCCAAAACCGGCTCACCAGCCTGCCTGCAGAAATCGGGCAATTGTCTCAGCTGCAATCGCTTTACTTATATCACAACCAGCTCACCGGCCTTCCTGTAGAGATCTGGCGATTGTCTTCTCGGCTTCACAAGCTTGAATTAGCGGGAAATCCTTTGGAAGATATTCCGGAAAAAATAAGGCAGCGTTTTCAATTGTAG
- a CDS encoding leucine-rich repeat domain-containing protein, with product MHSISSASIESLPNELLLPILEACAAPSLFSVCKRWHHLLASEVMPSLYKQIGKVHVPQGNVKEQALLIDKIYKLEEKLTEAAKINAIFRQIFTLAKSLSTLESKEKTEEKRGLTLANYASYLLNINRLLLWKKLPGGEEYLSREEIKHLPLVEFKWKTEEKRGLTLANYSSYLVNINRLLLWKKLPSGEEYLSREEIKHLPLGKKGELLRDWIEENCKNIKALDLCRVGLTYLPPEIGRLSQLQELNLSQNQLATLPAEIGQLSKLTRLDLNQNQLTALPAEIGQLSQLLMFNLNQNQLTALPTEIGQLSQLAWLDLDQNQLTSLPAEIGQLSQLQYLYLNQNQLTALPTEIGQLSQLQYLYLNQNQLTSLPAEIGQLSQLQNLYLNQNQLTILPVEIGQLSQLQELKLSQNQLTSLPAEIRQLSQLQYLYLNQNQLTALPAVIGQLSQLGLLHLDKNQLTSLPVEIGRLSQLQYLYLNQNQLTALPVEIGQLSQLRRLELNHNQLTALPTEIGQLSQLKWLDLDQNQLTSLPIEIGQLSPLLQLELAENPLKDIAEKIRQRFYL from the coding sequence ATGCATTCTATCTCTTCGGCATCTATTGAAAGCTTACCCAATGAATTGCTGCTCCCTATCTTAGAGGCTTGCGCAGCTCCTTCCTTATTTAGCGTTTGTAAAAGATGGCATCATCTGCTGGCTTCTGAAGTAATGCCTTCTCTTTATAAGCAAATAGGTAAAGTGCATGTTCCTCAAGGAAATGTTAAGGAGCAAGCTCTTCTTATAGATAAAATTTATAAGCTAGAAGAAAAGCTTACTGAAGCAGCAAAGATAAATGCAATCTTTAGGCAAATCTTTACTTTAGCCAAGTCTCTTTCAACTTTAGAATCTAAAGAGAAAACAGAAGAAAAAAGAGGCTTAACTCTGGCTAATTACGCTTCTTATCTCTTAAATATTAATCGCCTTTTGCTTTGGAAAAAACTTCCTGGTGGGGAAGAATACTTGAGCCGAGAAGAAATTAAGCACTTGCCTCTAGTAGAATTTAAATGGAAAACAGAAGAAAAAAGAGGCTTAACTCTGGCTAACTACTCTTCCTATCTTGTAAATATTAATCGTCTTTTACTTTGGAAGAAACTTCCTAGTGGGGAAGAATACTTGAGCCGAGAAGAAATTAAGCACTTGCCTCTAGGGAAAAAAGGAGAGCTTCTTAGAGATTGGATTGAAGAAAATTGTAAAAACATCAAGGCTCTAGATTTATGTAGAGTAGGCTTGACTTATTTACCCCCAGAAATAGGCCGGTTATCTCAGCTGCAAGAGCTTAACTTAAGCCAAAACCAGCTCGCCACTCTGCCTGCAGAAATCGGGCAGCTGTCTAAGCTGACACGGCTTGACTTAAATCAAAACCAGCTCACCGCTCTGCCTGCAGAAATCGGGCAGCTGTCTCAGCTGCTAATGTTTAACTTAAATCAAAACCAGCTCACCGCTCTGCCTACAGAAATCGGGCAATTGTCTCAGCTGGCATGGCTTGACTTAGATCAAAACCAGCTCACCAGCCTGCCCGCAGAAATTGGGCAATTGTCTCAGCTGCAATATCTTTACTTAAATCAAAACCAGCTCACCGCTCTGCCTACAGAAATAGGCCAATTGTCTCAGCTGCAATATCTTTACTTAAATCAAAACCAGCTCACCAGCCTGCCTGCAGAAATAGGTCAATTGTCTCAGCTGCAAAACCTTTACTTAAATCAGAACCAGCTCACCATTCTGCCTGTAGAAATCGGGCAGCTGTCTCAGCTGCAAGAGCTTAAGTTAAGCCAAAACCAGCTTACCAGCCTTCCTGCAGAAATCCGACAGCTATCTCAGCTGCAATATCTTTACTTAAATCAAAACCAGCTCACCGCTCTGCCTGCAGTAATAGGTCAATTGTCTCAACTAGGGCTGCTTCACTTAGATAAAAACCAGCTCACCAGCCTTCCTGTAGAAATCGGCCGGCTGTCTCAGCTGCAATATCTTTACTTAAATCAAAACCAGCTCACCGCTCTGCCTGTAGAAATCGGGCAGCTGTCTCAACTACGAAGGCTTGAATTAAATCACAACCAACTCACCGCTCTGCCTACAGAAATCGGGCAATTGTCTCAGCTGAAATGGCTTGACTTAGATCAAAACCAGCTCACTAGTCTGCCTATAGAAATTGGGCAGCTGTCTCCGCTGCTACAGCTTGAATTAGCGGAAAATCCTTTGAAAGATATCGCTGAAAAAATAAGGCAGCGTTTCTATTTGTAG